TAAAATATTTAAAGATAGTAATTTAGATACAGATGAAATGAGATTTGGAGAATTAGCCGATTTTATTATTCATAACCCCACGATTTTAAAAAGGCCAATTATCATCAATGACAAAATTATGCAAACGGGATACAACGAAGACGAAATTAGAGCTTTTATACCTAGAAGATTTCGCGATAATGTGATTTGTCAAGAGTGCGATGATGATTGTGAATACAAGCGTTCGATTAGAGAAGCATTAGCAAAAGCAAATAGAACAAGAACTTTATAATTTAAAAGATGGAAAACTCCATCTTTTTTTCTTGAAAGCGTTTTAATGACAGAGATATGTTGATAAAACTTGGTTTTTCGTGTAGAATAATAGGGAAGAATATAATTTATATTAAAAATATAGGAGGAAATAGAATATGTCAGTAAAAGTTGCAATTAATGGATTTGGAAGAATCGGTCGTTTAGCATTTAGAGTTATGTTTGGTAATAGTGATTTTGATATTGTTGCAATCAATGATTTAACAGATGCAGAACAATTAGCTTATTTATTAAAATATGATAGCAGTCAAGGAAGATATGGAAAACAAGTATCTTTTGAAGGCAATTATTTAATTGTTGAAGGAAAGAAAATTCCTGTTTATGCTCAAAAGAACCCTGCAGACCTTCCATGGAAAGATCATTCAGTGGATGTAGTATTAGAATGTACTGGATTCTTTACTTCAAGAGAAAAAGCAATGCTTCATTTACAAGCTGGTGCAAGAAAAGTCATTATTAGTGCTCCTGCAAAAGAAAAAGATGTTCCAACAGTCGTATTTGGCGTAAATGAAAATTCTTTATCAGGAGAAGAAACAATTATTAGTGCAGCTTCTTGTACTACAAACTGTTTAGCTCCAATTGCAAAAATATTAGATGAAAACTTTGAAATCCTAAGAGGGTTCATGACTACAGTTCATGCTTATACAAACGATCAAGCTACTTTAGATGTTCCTCATTCAAAAGGCTTTAGATCACGTAGAGGTAGAGCAGCAGCTGCAAATATCGTTCCAACTACTACTGGAGCTGCAAAAGCAGTAGCACTTGTTTTACCACAACTAAAAGGTAAAATGGATGGATTAGCTTTAAGAGTTCCTGTTATTACTGGTTCCATTGTAGACTTAGTGGTTGAACTTAAAAAGAAAGTTACCGTAGAAGAAATAAACGCCGCTGTAAAAGCTGCAGAGTCTGAAGTGGTTGGTTATACAGAAGATCCAATCGTATCAAGCGATGTCATTGGCATTTCTCAAGGAACTATGTTTGATGCATCTAGTACAATCGTAATGGAAGTAGATGGAAAACAACTTGTTAAAATATTAGCATGGTATGATAACGAAGCTTCCTTTACTTGGCAAATGGTTCGTACATTAAAACATTTTGCGGAATTGATTTAAACCAAAGCATCCGGCAGGATGCTTTTTTCTCATGATATAGAAAGAAGGAACCCTTTTGACTTTTCTTTTAGATTTACTTGATAAACTTCAACAATTTATTTTAAGCAATATCTGGTTTGCACCGCTTGCTGCGGTGTTTTTACCATTTTTAGAAGCCGTAATTCCTTATTTACCATTAACCATGTTGGTAGCTTTTAATTTAACTATCATGGCAAGTGCTTATGGAACGGTTCAAGGAACCGTCTTAACCATTCTTCTTTCTACATTAGGCTCTTTTTTAGGAATGTTTTTGATATTTGGAATTATTCGTTCAACGTTTGGACCATATTTTGTAAAAAAAGTTGAAGATCATAAATACGGTAAAAAGTTTTTAAATATGGTGTCTGGACCGAATGTGTGGTTGGTTCTCATTATTTTATCAAATCCTTTTTTACCATCTTCTATTTTGAACTATGCCATTTCTCTTACTAAAATAAAAGTTTCAAAATATATATTTTTAACCATTACGTCTAGATTAATCATTGTCATGTTTTTAGTGTTTTTAGGATCAGTATTTGATATTCAAAATCATCCAATCAATGCTTTATGGTTTATTCTGATTTATCTTGTATTATTTGGAATATGGATGTTGTGGACTAAGTTAAAAAAGAACAAAGAATCGATTTAAAAAAACTCACTTAAAAAAAAGTGATTTTTTTTTAAAATAATTGTTGACATTATATACTATGTATTGTATAGTATTACACATAGGGAGGTATTCGCATGGACAGTCAATTAAAAAAAGGTTTTTTAGAACTTCTTGTGTTAGCGTCCATAAAATTTGAAGACTCTTATGGTTATTTAATTGTACAAGAAGTTTCCAAAGTACAAGATGTATCCGAGTCGACGCTTTATCCAATTTTGAAAAGATTAGAAATACAAAATTTAGTTAGTACGTATCAAACCATTTTCAATTCAAGAATTCGGAAGTATTACAAAATTACAAAAAGTGGGTTACAAAAACTAAAGGAATCAGAATCAGATTTTGTAGAAATGAAACAAATTTATGACTATGTTTTACGATAAGAGGAGGATTTTTAAATGAAAAAAAATGATTTTATAAAGAATTTAAAATTACAATTAGAATTTTTAGATAAGTCAGAAAAAGAAGAAATTCTAAGTTACTACGAAGAGTTAATACAAGATGCAATAGATAATAACGAAGGAGAAGAATCTTTTATCCTAAGTTTGGGAAGAATTGATGATTTAGTAAAAACCATCAAAACTGATGAAACCTTTATTCAAAAAGTAAAAGAAAAACGTGAATTCTCCTTGATAAATGCTTTTGGGGTTTCGGTTCGAATTATTGGATACTTTCTATATGCAATTTTATTCATAATCGTCGTATCTGTTGGGTTTAGCTTTGCTGTTTCAGGGATCGCAGTTTCAGTTCAAGCGATTATTCAATACATTCTTGAAAGTTCAAAACCAGTTTCAATACAACTGATGTATCTGGGACATTTCACAGTGGGAGTGGGATTCTTACTATTAGGAATTGGATTGATTCAATGGTTTTTCGATCAAGCAAAAGATTGGTTAAATCAAATTATGCGCAAAGTTCAATCATGGCAAAAAAGGGAAGGTGTTTAAGATGAACCGATTGGTAAAAATAGGATTTGCATTATTGTTAATAGGAATTGGTGTATCGATAGCGTTTGGTATTATCTCAGGTGAAGGGATTTCAAGTTTCTATAAAGCAGAAGATTATGAATTAAGAGAATTAACTTACAGCGCAGATGAATTTTCTTCCATAGACCTTTTCTTAGATAATAAACAAGTAATCATACTTCCAAGTGAATCAGACGAAATAATCTTAAGTTTTTATGAATCAGAAAAAAGTTGGATGGATGTTACATTAAGTGGCACATCACTTGAAATCCAAAATGAGCAATTATGGTATGCGGATTTCTTCATTGGATTTGATTTCTTTAATCTTTCAACTTATAATAAATTTTATTTATATTTGCCTACAACCGAAATTTATAATTTGTATGTAGACACATCCAATGGAAGCATTGAAGTCAGTGATTTAAGCGTATTTGATGAACTTAATTTAAACAGTTCAAATGGGGAAGTCACACTTATAAACGTTACTGCATTACATTCAGTTTTAGTCGATACTTCCAATGGTAAAATAATATTAAATAATGTTGAAGCGCTTGTGATTGAAGTTGAAACATCAAACGGAGCCATTGAAGGATCTTCTATCTTAGCTGAATCTATTGATTGTTATACTTCAAATGGACCAATCAGTATGCAAGTAGAAGGAAATTTTGATGATTATTTTGTTTCATTAAACACAATCAATGGAAAGCTTTATATTGATGATGGAGAAGTGGTTGTAAATCAATATCACACAACTTTAGAGAACGAAATTAAATTAAGGACTTCAAACGGGACGATTCGATTAAATTTTACGAATTAAAAAGCACAGATTTTGTGCTTTTTTGTTTATTGATTCAAAGAATATGTTATAATATATAAAAATGATTTTGAGGTGATAGAAATGAACAAACTCATATTTAAAAAACATCGTCAAGAATTTGCGGACCAAATGAAAGAGTATTCGTTTGCCCTTTTTTACTCAGGAGAAGCTCCTCACAAAACAGCAGATCAATTCTATCAATATGTTCCAAATCGGAATTTCTATTATTTGACAGGACTAAAAAATGCAAATAATATATTACTGCTCTTAAAAACAGAATCTTCTTTTTTAGAGTTTATGTTTATTGAAGAAGCAAGTGATTTTGCGACAAAATGGCTTGGAAGACGATTGACAAAAGATGAAGTTTCTACTATTTGCGATGTTGAAGTGAAAAACATCCATTTTTTGAATGAATTCACGAATTTTGTGTCCCAACAAATATTATCGAATTCAAGAAAGGCCTTAACGGTTTTCCCAAAGAAAGTCTATCTTGATTTATATCGTTCAAAACCAAATTCAAGACCAATTAGTCTTGATCAAAGTGATTTTTTCTTAAAAAATTATCCAGAAATTCGCATTCAAAACGCCAATGAAATTTTAGATATAAAAAGAATGTATAAATCGCAAGAAGAGGTGGCTCTTATCTCTCAAGCAATTGAATATGCAAAAAAAGGAATTGAAGCGATTTTTCGTTTTACAAAACCTAAATACAATGAACATCAATTAGAAGCTTTGTTTGAATATACGATTAAATCAGAAGGAAGTGAGGGATTGTCTTTTAATTCCATTATAGCTAGTGGTAAAAATGCAACCATTTTACATTATGAAGATAATTTCTGTGAAATAAAAGATGGCGATTTAGTATTGCTTGATTTAGGAGCACTATCAGATACTTATGCATCCGATATTTCAAGAACGTTTCCAGCAAATGGAACATTTACTTCAAGACAAGCTAAAATTTATGAAATTGTACTTTCTGTAAACAAAAAAACCATTGAATATGTTAAACCTGGTATTTTCGTTGCTGATTTAAATCGATATGCAAAAGATCTACTTACTCAAGGATTAAAAGCAATTGGTTTGATAAAAGAAGACTCCGAAATTGATAGATATTATTATCATTCAGTAAGCCACTATCTTGGACTTGATGTTCATGATGTAGGAACTTATCAAGAGCCTTTAAAACCTGGAATTGTCCTTACGGTTGAACCAGGACTTTACATTGAAGAAGAAGGGCTTGGCATTCGAATCGAAGACAACGTCTTAGTTACAGAAGAAGGACACATTAATTTAAGTGAATCGATTATTAAGGAAATGAAAGATATTGAAGCATTTATGAAATAACACGTTTGAAAGGATATGAAATGAACTATATTGAAGGGTTGATTAAACAATATTTGTTTTACAGCGACGATAGTTCCTATTCAGTTATTAAAGTTGAAATAATTGATACAAATGAATTGGATTTACTTCATTTTGAACCCACAGTTATTGTTTGTGGGTTTTTTCCTCGTTTAGATGCTCTTCATCGATACCGTTTTTTTGGAGAAGTTACCAATCATCCAAAATATGGAGTTCAATATAATGCAAATCGATTTGAGAGATTAATGGAAAAAACGAGAGAAGGAATCATAGATTATTTATCCAGTGATCTTTTTAAAGGCATTGGTCCAAAAACCGCTGAAAATATTGTTGATTTTTTAGGAGAAGATACCCTAGATCAAATAGCAAATAATCCAGATGTTTTAAATAACGTACCTTTAATGAATGAAAAAAAGAAGAACATTATTGAAACCAACATTATCAAAAACAGACAAGTCGAGTCGACACTTGTATGGTTATATGGATTTCAAATATCTCCAAAAATGGCAATGAAGATTTATTCACATTATGGCTTTTCCGCAATAGACATCATTAAAACAAACCCCTACATTCTAATGGATGATATTGAAGGAATTGGATTTAAACGAGCCGATGAAATTGGGTTGAAAATTGGATTTTCCTTTGATAATCCTTTAAGAATTAAAGCCGTTATTTCGTATTTGTTGATCGAGTATATGAATAAATATGGAGACACTTTCTTATTAAAAGAACGACTTGTTGCTTATACGTTGTCTTACTTAAACGTCAGTGAAGATTTTTATATAGAAGAATCACAAATTTTTGATATGTTAGACGTCCTAGCAAGTGAAAATAAAATCATTTATCAAGAAGATAAAATTAGTTTGACTCATCTTTTTTATGCAGAAAAAGGAATTTCAAATTATGTGTTTCAATTAAATGAAATCAAAGAGGAATCCTTTGACTTAGATTTAATTGAAACATACATCTCTGACTTTGAAAAATTATCATTTATTGAATATACTCCTATTCAACGGCTTGCGATTAAAACAGCGTTAGAAAAACATTTTGTTATCATTACCGGTGGCCCAGGAACAGGGAAAACAACCATCATTAATGGAATTGTACATGTTTATAAGTTGATGCATCAAAACGATTTATCTATTCGATCAAAAATAAAACTAGCAGCTCCTACAGGAAAAGCAGCCAAACGTTTAAAGGAAGCTACCAATATGGAAGTTACCACTATTCACAGATTATTAGGTCTTGATTACGAAGGTCATTTTACGTTTAATGAGCACAATAAAATCGAAGCATCTTTGGTTGTTATTGATGAAGCATCCATGTTAGATGTTCTTTTAGCAAAACAATTATTTAGGTCTATTCAACTACGTACCAAAGTCATAATCGTAGGAGATGACAATCAACTACCCTCTGTTGGACCAGGACAAGTATTGACGGATTTACTTGAATCTGATTTATTCCCGGTTGTAAAATTAAATAAAATTCATCGTCAAGCCTATGATTCTTCCATTATTTCTTTGGCCTATGATATTCTAAATCAAAATTTAAGCGAAAATCTGATTCAAAATAATGAAGATCGAAAATTCATACGTTCAAACGATTCGTTAGTTTCTAGTGTCGTTTTAAAAGTGATTCAAGAAGCCATAAACGAAGGATTTGATTTGCAAGAAGATATTCAAGTTCTAGTGCCAATGTACAAAGGAATAAATGGAATTGATCACTTAAATCAATTAATTCAAGAACGGTTCAATAAACAGCACTTATCACATAAAATCACGAATGGGGATAAAACATTTTGTTTTAATGACAAAGTATTACAACTTGTTAATCAACCAGAAGACTCCATAATGAATGGAGATTTAGGAGTAGTAGTTGGAATAATTGAAGATAAAGAAATGCTAGTTGATTTTTCTGGCAATCAAGTAAAATATAACGTAAAAGATTTTGATAATCTTGCGTTAGCTTATGCAATCAGCATCCATAAATCTCAAGGAAGCGAATTTAAAATAGTCATTTTACCACTGGTAAGAAGTTATACGATTATGTTAAAAAGAAAACTACTTTATACAGCAGTCACAAGAGCAAAAGAAAAACTAATAATGATAGGTGATTATTCTGCGTTAAGACAAGGAGTGTCAGGACAAGAAGTCCCTCGTAATACACTTTTAAAATCATTTTTATCACAAGTTGAATCCAATCATCTAAGTGAGAATCTTCTCACAATTGAAGATTTTTTATAACGTTTGAAAAACGTTTGCAAAAAGTAAAAAAATGTTGTATAATACCTTCAAATCGATGCGAAAGATAAGTAGAAATTTTATTTAAAATAAAGAGAGTTTAGGGTTGGTGAAACTAAACAATAAATAAAATTTTGAAGCTCCTTTCAAGAGGTGTTAAAAACACCCGTAACTCTCTGCGTTAAAGAGATAGAGTGCTAGTTTTCTAGAACAAAGGTGGTACCGCGATAAAATCGTCCTTTATATGTTAAGGATGATTTTCTTTTTTTGGGAGGATAAATCATGAGATATTTAACAGGAAATGAAATCAGACAAATGTGGTTAGACTTTTTTAAAGAAAAAGGTCATTCCATCGAAAAAGGAGCATCCTTAATTCCAAATGATGATCCGACTTTACTATGGATGAATGCAGGAGTAGCCGCTTTAAAAAAATATTTTGATGGGACTATTGTTCCTAAAAACCCTCGTATTGTTAATGCACAAAAATGCATTAGAACCAATGACATTGATAATGTTGGAAAAACCGCAAGACATCACACCTTTTTTGAAATGCTTGGAAACTTCTCAATAGGAGATTATTTTAGAGAAGAAGCTGTTGCTTGGGGATATGAATTACTCACTAGTCCTAAATGGTTCGGATTTAACAAAGATGACTTATATATTACTGTTTATCCTACTGACGAAGAGACAAAAGCCTTGTGGATAAAACTTGGTATCGATAAAGACCATATCATTCCAACTGTGGATGGTAATTTTTGGGAAATTGGAGAAGGTCCTTGTGGACCTTGCACGGAAATCTTTATTGATCGAGGACCTACATTTGGTGATTTTAACAAAGACGCAATCAAAGATGATATCGATAACGATCGTTTTGTTGAAATCTGGAACATTGTTTTTTCTCAATATAATGCAAAACCTGGGCTACTTCGACAAGATTATCCTGAACTTCCAAATAAAAACATCGATACCGGATGTGGATTAGAACGACTTGCCTCCGTGATTCAAAATGCTCCTACAAATTTTGAAACAGATTTCTTTTTACCAATCATTAAGCGACTTGAAAGCATCTCAGGAGTTCCTTACAAAGGCCAAATGGCTTTTAAAGTAATATCTGATCATATAAGAGCTGTTACCTTTGCAATAGCTGATGGAGCAATTTTATCAAACGAAGGAAGAGGCTATGTTCTTAGAAGACTTTTAAGAAGAGCAGTTAAATATGGAAAAACGTTAGGAATTATTTTTCCGTTTTTAGATCAATTAGTCGATGAAGTTCTATTTGTTATGAAAGATTTTTATCCAAATTTGATTGAACAAGAAGACATCATTAAGAAAATTGTTATAGCAGAAGAAACTAAATTTCTGGAAACATTAGTGAGCGGTGAAAAACGCTTTGAAACCATTGCAATGGTTTCTAAGAATAATCTAATTAGTGGTGAAGATGCTTTTTTGTTATATGATACTTTTGGATTTCCGATTGAATTAACGATGGAATACGCTTTAGAATTAGGACTAAAAGTTGATACAGTAGGATTTCTTCAAGAAATGGAAAAACAAAAAGACAGAGCCAGAAATGCAAGAAAAGACATTCAATCTATGAAATCACAAAACGAAGAATTTTTAGACTTCAAAACTCCAAGTGAGTTTGTTGGATACGATTTATTGTTTGTAGAAACAAAAATCATCAAAGTATTTCCGGAAGGACTTGTACTAGAAAAAACACCGTTTTATGCGACTTCTGGTGGACAAGTATCCGATACTGGAATCATTTATAATGATCAATTTGTGGTTTCGGTAATCGATGTTTCTAAAATGCCAAATGGCCAATTTCTTCATCAATATACTGTTTTAGAAGGACAAGTAATTGAAGGAGCACAAGTTAATGCAAAAGTAGATGAACTAAAACGAAAACAAACGACTTACAATCACTCTGCCACTCATTTGTTATTTAAAGCTCTAAGAGATCTATTTGGAGGCCATATTTCCCAACAAGGAAGTCAAGTCACAAGTGAGACACTTCGTTTCGATTTTAATCATTATGAATCCATTACAGAAGAACAACTATTGATTCTTGAAAAAATGGTTAATGACATGATTTCAGAGCATTACATCGCATCAACGGACATCATCACAGTAAAAGAAGCAATCAAAAGAGGTGCAATAGCTGAATTTGGTGAAAAATACGATGATTTAGTTCGTGCAGTCAATTTAAAATATTCACTCGATTTATGTGGAGGAACTCATGTATCTGATTTGTATGATATCAAAAAATTTGCAATCAAAAGTTTTTCTTCCATTGGATCTGGTATTTATCGAATCGAAGGATTAACAAATGACAATGTGTATTCGATTAAAGATTCTTTGATTGGGATGAATCAAGACGCAGACAATCTGTTAAAAAAAGCAAACTCGATTGTGGAGAATGCAATATCAGAGCACATTAATTTATCATTTCACTTTTCTTTTTCTTCTGAAGTATTAGGAAGTTATCAAGATGTTTTAAATAAACGTCAAGAACTTCATGAATTGCAAAAAGAAGTGAAGGAATTAGAAAAAGATTACTCAAGACAAAAAGAAAGCAATGTAATGAGTCATATGGACACTTACTTTAATCAAATCATCAATAATCGTCTTATCACAAAAGTCGACAATTTAGAGATTCAAACATTAAAACAATTAGTAGACAATATCATGGACAAAATAGAAAAAGGAGTGGTATTCATTGCTTCAGTTCTAGAAGACAAAGTGGTATTTATTGCAAAAAGCAATGATCCAAAGATTCATGCGGGCAATCTTGTAAAAACAGCTGCACTCCTCTGTGATGGAAATGGTGGAGGCCGACCTGATTTTGCTCAAGCCGGAGGAAAAGATAAAACTAAAGTGGATGAAGCACTTCAAAAAATTAAGGAGCTGTTATTATGAGAATACTAGGTTTGGATTTAGGATCTAAGACGTTAGGTATTGCTCTTTCAGATCCAAGCGCGATATTAGCAAGTGGGATTGAAACATTTACATTTACAGAAGGAAATTATCAAATACCCCTTGACTACATCGCACATTTTATTGATAATAATAAAGTAGAACTTGTCGTCTTAGGCTATCCTAAAAACATGGATGGTTCGACGGGTTTTCAAGCGAAAATTTCGGAAGATTTTAGAGATGAATTAAAACAAAAAACAAAGGCAACGATTGTATTGTGGGATGAAAGATTGACATCAAGAATTGTCAATCAAGTGATGATTAACGCCAATATGAGTCGAAAAAAACGAAAAGAAAAAATTGACAAGCTTGCCGCAACAATCATATTACAAAGCTACTTAGATAGCAGAAAGTGAGTTACTATGGGAAACGAAATGGAATATTTATTAGTTACAGATGAAAATGGAAATGAAATTGAATGTGAAATTCTTTTAACATTTGAATCCGAAGAATTTGGTAAATCATATGTTGTTTATCAAATAAAAGATGATGAATCAGGGGAATACTATGCTGCAAGTTATAATCCAGATGATGATGACGAAGGCAAATTAGTTCAAATAGAGACAGACGCTGAATGGGATTTAGTTGAAGAAGTATTAGAAAGCTTTTTAGAAGACGAAGAAGAAGCTGAAGATGAAGAAGAAATAGTTGAAGATGAAGAAGAAGGCAAAGAAGAGTAATTAGTTACTCTTTTCCCTTTTTTAGTTGGTGATTTTTTGAAAAACGAATATTTAAATCGATTAAATTCGGTATTTGATGATCCTGTTTTAAAGAGACTCCGTAAAGAATCCATTCAAGAACAAATTCCTATTATGACAGAAGAAGGAATTCATTTTCTAATTCAATTAATCCAAATCGGAAAAATAAATCGTGTTTTGGAAATCGGAACTGCGATTGGGTATAGCGCAATTGCAATATCTAGGCATACATCCGCAACCGTTGTAACGATTGAAAAAGATAAACGAATGGAAATTCGCGCCAATAAAAACATTGAAGAATCTAACTTAAAAGATAAAATTAATGTTATTTTTGCTGATGCGTTAGACATAGA
This is a stretch of genomic DNA from Bacillota bacterium. It encodes these proteins:
- a CDS encoding O-methyltransferase translates to MKNEYLNRLNSVFDDPVLKRLRKESIQEQIPIMTEEGIHFLIQLIQIGKINRVLEIGTAIGYSAIAISRHTSATVVTIEKDKRMEIRANKNIEESNLKDKINVIFADALDIEIQSLDKVDLIFIDAAKAQYIKFFEKYEPILLDKGVIISDNLLFRGQVEDTSSIISRNRKQLVRKIQKYNTWLLENQNFNTYIYEIGDGIAVSIKK